GCATCCCCGACTAGATGGAGAAATAGATCAGGGTCGGTTTCGACCTGAAACGCTAACCCTTTTTGTTCGGCTCGGAGCCGAAAGACACCCTCAACCGTCTCAATTAAGGTGCTGAGCTGGAAGGGGCCTTCTCGTAGTTCTTGTTTGCCCGACTCCAGTTTGGCGAGAGATAAAATATCGTTGATTAGACCTAATAAATGCTCGCCAGATTGGTTGATTAAGCGATTTCGCTTGTGGTTGGTTGTAGAGAGACTGCTGTCCTGGGCCATCATTTGGCTAAACCCCAGAATGGCATTGAGGGGAGTGCGTAATTCATGGCTCATTTTGGCGAGAAATTTTCCTTTGGCACGACTGGCCATTTCGGCTGCTTCTTTGGCTTGGCTTAGCTCTACATTAGATTGTTGAAGTTCGGAGGTCCGTTGGGCGACCTGGATTTCTAGATCGGTTTTGGCTTGTTCTAGGATACGGAGGGTTTGTTGCTGGGCTTTGACTTTGGTTTGGATAAAGCGATCGTATTGGTAGAAGGCATCTAGGCCGAGGCTGATGACCAGAAAGCTGGCTAGGATGGGGACTAGGGGGAGCCACCATCCCCCCAGTAAAGCAAGGTGGCTGATGCCAGAGACCAGTAATGCGCAGAGTGCGATCGCAAGTATCGTATACCGAGGTGAACGAATGTAAGCGGCGACGATGATGCCCACCCATCCCCCACAAATAATGCAGAGGTATTCGACCCAATCCGGCCAAGTATTGATTAGCGGTCGTTGATCTAAGGTTGCGCTCAGAATTTGGCTGATAGCATGGGCATGTAGCTCGATGCCATAGACCCAGTTTGCCTCAGGGGCGATTATAGAGGGAACGGCAGCCGGGAAATAGTCTTGATGACTAGAAGTGGTGATACCAATAATGACAATACGGTTTTTGACTAAATTAGGTGAAAATTTTTCTGATAGTATTTTTTTAAATGAAATTGTCTCAAATGCCTTGGGGTTGTTGCGGAAATTTAACAGCATTTGGGCATCTGCATTTCCCGTATTGGTGCGAATATAGCCTCCAAAATTAGGACGGATTCGGGGAATTTCTACAGACCTAAATCTCATGGCTATGGGATCTTGGATGCCATTATCTAAATGGATATCTTGAGCAATTAAATATTTTTCAGCCAGTAGTAAGGCTAGGGAAAATCGGAAGCCTTTTTCTTGTGTTTGAGTTCCCAAAAATCCCCGACGCTGACTACCGTCTAGATCGATGGGGGCATCAGCAAATCCAATCCGTTCTATGGGTAAGCTGGGTGGTGGATTTACCCTTTCTGATTTGTTTTTATCAAGGACTTTATCTATTCCGAATAGGTTATCCATATTCCGAAAGGCACTTGCCAACTTAGCCGAACCCGGTTCTACGGGGATATCTCGGAACAAGTCAAGTCCAATAGCTCTGGGTTGATGCTTCTGGAGGATGCTGAGAGATTGGGCGAGATACTGATCGGGAATGGGATAGCGGCCAATCGAGCGAATACTGTCCTCATCAATATTGACTAGCAGAATGCGCTTGTCTTGGGGTTCTGGTGGTTGATATTTCAGAAATAAATCTAAGACTTGCAGTTCCCAGGACTGAAAAGCGCCTGCCCATCGTCCGCCCAGAATTAGGCCCAGTATGAGTAAGCTGGGGAGTGCCACAAGTTTAAGTGGTGCTAATTGTTGGCGAAGTTTATGCCAAGTCTGAGACTTCAATCCCTATCCCCTTAACCAGTGAGTAGTGTGATGTGAACCCATTCCCCCTGCAATCCTAAAATTCTTGTCTCAATTTTGTTCTGAAGAGCAACCTGAATTTTTGGGTCATCAATGCCTGAACTTTTGCTGAAGTTTCCTGATGATAACGGGATTTTTTCTACCAGCAAGCTCAATTAAGGTAATTTCAATAACCTAAATACGGGGGAGATCTGATATGCCGTCTGACTATAGATATGCAGAGCCGACATACTCTACATTGCCATCATTCACGACAATGGTGGTAGCTATAAAGGAGCGATTTAAGGAATGGGTCCGTCGAGAAATTATTGATTTTGACCCCTATGACGATGAAGGGAAATTAATCGATTTTCCAGATGAATTGAGACCTGATAAATAAGGGAGGTATTACTATGTTTTTAGAGAAAACCCGCTACTACATCCGTTCCTCTACCCTGGCACAACTATCACGAGTGTCATTAGAACCCTGGCAGGAAGTCGCTTTGGAATGGACCGATCAGGACTTAAAGATCATTGCTGATCGAGACGATCGTCCTGCTCAGTGGCTAACGCAGCAGATTGCGATCGCGTTTTGTACCGTCAATGCTAAGTGAGGTATGCACCAATGGTTATGGCTCATCTCAAGCCAAATAGGCATATGAAAATACTCCCGTTCAAGGGAAGAGGGCTGAAAGGTAGCTATCGTTTGGGTTTAGGTCTGCTTCTATTGTCTCTATCGATCTTGCCTTCCCCAGCCTGGGCGAGACGATACCAACCCCCCAAGGGTGATCCGCCGAAAGGTAAGTTTGGATCCAATGGCTCTCGAGGTTGTAGCTTTGACCAAGCTCAATCTTCTGATTTGAATCGTCAAATGGTGACAGAGCAGTCTAATGCTCAGACAATATCCCTTCCGCAACCAAGCATCCCCGTTACTTTGTTAGCTCCAAGCACTCATGTGGGGAGAACTAGTGCGGCGGCACCTACTTTGGCTTGGTTTGTAACGGCCACAGATCCCTATCGCGTCAGAATTTCCTTATTTATTCTGGATTCAGATCAAAGTTCTGAACTCATCCATGAGTTGGAATATATTGAAACCTCTTCTGGATTGGTTCAATATACAGTGCCAATGGAGCAGACCACCCTACAGGATGGCCAACGGTTTTTTGTGGAATTGAGTGTTGCCTGTAAACCCGAGGATGATCGATTTAGTCCACCCTTTGTGGCGGAAGTTGATGTTGCCTTACCTTCTGCGGCCCTGCAAAAAGCCTTATCTCAAGCTGATACACTCGGCCAGAAGGCAGAGTTGTTTGCAACGGCTGGCTATTGGTTTGATACGGTGAGAGAGCTGCTGTTGGAAGCAGATGAGTCCCAGTCATACCAAAAGCTTCGGGCCTTTCTAAAGGAACAAGCCCAGTTAGATGAGGAGGATAAGCACGGTCAGGCATTAGTCAATATTGCCGAACGGCTAGATGATGCGAATTTAAAGACCCTTGCTCGGCCTTTGGATATGAACCAATCACCCTCTACCCCTTGAGTTGAAAGTTGTGTTTTCCCGTCTTTAGTACACTTTCATAAGCCAAAAAATTATGAATAGGATTGGGTGCGATCGCATCCTGATACCTGACTTTTCCTGCTAAGTCTTCCAGTGCTTAGTGGGTGGTATTTGTAGCCCTTAGTCTCAGCCTTGGTTAAAGTAAGTGCAGTGATACCCAGAGAGCATCTAATGAGTCCAGAGCGTTATGAGCAAAATTTTGGAACCTGTGAGTTGGGTGATCAACGATTGAATCACCGTGCATTCAGTATCGGTCGTTCTCTGAGCGAGAAATTTGGTCAAGCCCTATCGACCGTATTTGAGACTGGGAAAGCCCTCAAACGGTCTTACGAGTTTTCGCAAATGTGAAAACCAGCTTCGCTAAGATTATTTCTCCTCATTGTTCTATGACCGCTTGTAGCGTATCGTCGCAAGAGATGACCTTGAGTGTTGGCGACACCACCTTCCTCGACTATGAAGGTATCAAGCAGAAGCGCCAAGGCTATGGTCCCCAAGGCAGAGGGGGGAATGGATTATTACTCCATAGTGCCTTAGCCGTTGACCCTGAGCAGGGCCAACCCTTGGGTTTGTTATGGCAAAAAGTGTGGAATCGTCAGCATCGTCCCAAGCCCCCGAAGAATGAAACGTCCCGACAAAAGAAGAAACGTCAGACCAAAGCGCGTAAAACTGCTCGGGAGCGTCTATTTGAGGAAAAAGAATCCTATCGTTGGGTGGAAGCACTGCACGCAGTGGAGAAAGC
The Acaryochloris marina S15 genome window above contains:
- a CDS encoding CHASE2 domain-containing protein, with protein sequence MKSQTWHKLRQQLAPLKLVALPSLLILGLILGGRWAGAFQSWELQVLDLFLKYQPPEPQDKRILLVNIDEDSIRSIGRYPIPDQYLAQSLSILQKHQPRAIGLDLFRDIPVEPGSAKLASAFRNMDNLFGIDKVLDKNKSERVNPPPSLPIERIGFADAPIDLDGSQRRGFLGTQTQEKGFRFSLALLLAEKYLIAQDIHLDNGIQDPIAMRFRSVEIPRIRPNFGGYIRTNTGNADAQMLLNFRNNPKAFETISFKKILSEKFSPNLVKNRIVIIGITTSSHQDYFPAAVPSIIAPEANWVYGIELHAHAISQILSATLDQRPLINTWPDWVEYLCIICGGWVGIIVAAYIRSPRYTILAIALCALLVSGISHLALLGGWWLPLVPILASFLVISLGLDAFYQYDRFIQTKVKAQQQTLRILEQAKTDLEIQVAQRTSELQQSNVELSQAKEAAEMASRAKGKFLAKMSHELRTPLNAILGFSQMMAQDSSLSTTNHKRNRLINQSGEHLLGLINDILSLAKLESGKQELREGPFQLSTLIETVEGVFRLRAEQKGLAFQVETDPDLFLHLVGDAQKLRQVLINLLSNALKFTHAGHISLRIGSIPKAKGITLRFEIEDTGEGIAPSELHKLFIPFEQTESGEKSKAGTGLGLPISQQFVQLMGGEIKVSSQVGQGTIFTFTAQVTIANTASAPHSQNIADDALPLSQQLNDRVEREELPTAAISPEIIDQALRSMSFNWLDELHHAALRLKGKQVIQLLSELPSEYEAVSQYLIELAENYEYAHITKVTTQLMQE
- a CDS encoding DUF928 domain-containing protein, coding for MPSPAWARRYQPPKGDPPKGKFGSNGSRGCSFDQAQSSDLNRQMVTEQSNAQTISLPQPSIPVTLLAPSTHVGRTSAAAPTLAWFVTATDPYRVRISLFILDSDQSSELIHELEYIETSSGLVQYTVPMEQTTLQDGQRFFVELSVACKPEDDRFSPPFVAEVDVALPSAALQKALSQADTLGQKAELFATAGYWFDTVRELLLEADESQSYQKLRAFLKEQAQLDEEDKHGQALVNIAERLDDANLKTLARPLDMNQSPSTP
- a CDS encoding transposase DNA-binding-containing protein, whose product is MSPERYEQNFGTCELGDQRLNHRAFSIGRSLSEKFGQALSTVFETGKALKRSYEFSQM